From a single Shewanella donghaensis genomic region:
- the tmk gene encoding dTMP kinase, producing MSEKKAKFIVIEGLEGAGKSSAVALVKQIITDHSNKEPICTREPGGTPLSEKIRDLVKIADESDPLCDEAECLLFYAARTQLISNVIKPALAEGTWVLGDRHNLSSLAYQGGGRGLMPLVKSISDACLQGFKPDLTLYLDIEPKLGLNRAASRGALDRIEQQEIEFFDRARETFLSFAAADNSILVIDASQTIEQVHEQIRVALAANLV from the coding sequence ATGAGTGAGAAAAAAGCAAAGTTCATTGTCATTGAAGGACTTGAAGGCGCAGGTAAATCCAGTGCAGTTGCATTGGTAAAACAAATCATTACCGATCATAGTAATAAAGAACCTATTTGTACTCGTGAGCCGGGCGGAACGCCACTGTCAGAAAAAATCCGAGATTTGGTCAAAATTGCCGATGAATCAGATCCATTGTGTGATGAAGCTGAGTGCCTGCTTTTTTATGCTGCGCGTACACAATTAATTTCCAATGTAATCAAACCTGCATTAGCAGAAGGCACATGGGTATTGGGAGATAGACACAATCTATCTTCATTGGCTTACCAAGGCGGCGGTAGGGGCTTGATGCCACTGGTAAAATCAATAAGTGATGCTTGTTTGCAAGGTTTTAAACCAGACTTAACGCTTTATTTAGATATCGAGCCTAAACTTGGGTTAAACAGAGCGGCAAGCCGAGGCGCATTGGATCGTATTGAACAGCAAGAGATTGAATTCTTTGATAGGGCCCGTGAAACATTTTTATCATTCGCAGCCGCTGATAATTCAATTCTGGTTATTGATGCGAGTCAAACAATAGAGCAAGTACACGAGCAGATTAGAGTGGCATTAGCTGCAAATCTAGTTTAA
- the apbC gene encoding iron-sulfur cluster carrier protein ApbC: MSTSHTDYQLSEDLLGPVLSILDAYQDPYLAEGLVSAGCVNKLAIEGKRLLLGLVYPYPCMTQYRDTVMDVTKKLAVLDAIDEVECEIDFQPRVFSAISSVAPIPNIKQVIAVASGKGGVGKSTTAVNLALALKAEGAEVGILDADIYGPSIPMMLGLQGFKPTSPDGKLMTAASAHGISAQSIGFMLGDGEAAVWRGPMAAGALNQLLTETQWPELDYLVVDLPPGTGDIQLTLSQKFPVSGTVIVTTPQDIALEDAKKGISMFQKVDIPVLGIIENMSFHLCPECGHKEHPFGTHGGSKIAERYEVPLLGALPLNINIRESMDEGNPTVASKPDSEVAGIYREIARKVGAQLAKQQNKKSVSISISDDE, translated from the coding sequence TTGTCTACTTCGCATACAGATTATCAATTAAGTGAAGACCTATTAGGTCCCGTATTGAGTATTTTAGATGCATACCAAGATCCATATTTAGCCGAAGGGCTGGTATCTGCAGGTTGTGTTAATAAGCTAGCTATTGAAGGTAAGCGTTTATTACTTGGGTTGGTTTATCCTTATCCATGTATGACTCAATATCGCGATACGGTAATGGATGTGACTAAGAAATTAGCCGTCCTTGATGCCATTGATGAAGTAGAGTGCGAAATTGACTTTCAGCCAAGAGTATTTTCGGCCATTAGTTCTGTTGCGCCAATTCCAAATATTAAACAAGTCATTGCCGTTGCTTCTGGTAAAGGTGGTGTTGGTAAATCAACAACAGCGGTTAACCTGGCATTAGCGTTAAAAGCTGAAGGCGCAGAAGTCGGTATTTTAGATGCTGATATTTACGGCCCATCTATTCCAATGATGCTCGGTTTACAAGGTTTTAAGCCTACATCTCCAGACGGTAAATTGATGACAGCGGCTAGCGCTCATGGCATCTCAGCTCAGTCTATTGGTTTTATGCTTGGTGATGGTGAAGCTGCTGTGTGGCGTGGCCCGATGGCAGCAGGCGCATTAAATCAACTACTAACTGAAACTCAGTGGCCAGAACTTGATTACTTGGTTGTTGATTTACCGCCAGGAACAGGCGATATACAACTGACTCTTTCGCAAAAGTTTCCAGTGAGTGGCACTGTTATCGTTACAACGCCACAAGATATTGCGCTAGAAGATGCTAAAAAAGGCATTTCTATGTTCCAGAAAGTTGATATCCCAGTATTGGGGATTATTGAGAACATGAGTTTTCATTTATGTCCAGAATGTGGGCATAAAGAACATCCTTTCGGTACTCATGGTGGCAGTAAGATTGCTGAGCGTTATGAAGTACCATTATTAGGTGCTTTACCACTTAACATTAATATTCGTGAATCAATGGATGAAGGTAACCCTACTGTTGCCAGCAAACCAGATTCTGAAGTTGCAGGTATCTACCGTGAGATTGCCCGTAAAGTGGGAGCTCAGTTAGCTAAGCAACAAAATAAAAAATCAGTTTCAATCAGCATTTCAGACGACGAGTAA
- a CDS encoding PilZ domain-containing protein: MTDLVVNFDTLHQLYRAYMPFIKPAGLFISTTESHFLGQELSISYKLPGTSQMSDFKGVVVWINPLGASGGRPAGIGVKIKTDPESHKHHIEKLLSTQLSSSDLTCTM; the protein is encoded by the coding sequence ATGACCGATCTTGTTGTAAATTTTGATACTCTGCACCAATTGTACAGAGCATATATGCCTTTTATTAAACCTGCGGGTTTATTTATCTCGACAACAGAAAGCCACTTTCTGGGTCAAGAGTTATCGATTTCTTATAAGCTACCTGGTACGTCACAAATGAGTGACTTCAAAGGCGTTGTTGTATGGATTAATCCATTAGGCGCATCAGGCGGAAGACCTGCTGGCATTGGTGTTAAAATTAAGACTGACCCAGAAAGCCATAAACACCATATTGAAAAATTACTTTCAACTCAGCTCTCTTCAAGTGATTTAACTTGTACTATGTAG
- the holB gene encoding DNA polymerase III subunit delta' gives MQAFGLNQLPWLDEPFQRFLNELMNGHSAHAQLLTIDTALGGHTFAHEMAHAAMCTHLTPVGACGHCKSCLLFQAGTHPDCHIIKADGNQIKVDQIRDLCQKLTVTAQQGGQRVAIIQNCEQFNLASANALLKTLEEPGNNILIILQTDVPSRLLATVKSRCQNIAFTTPDKQQVLAWLSSHQLLPQPKNGEKPHDVTWCLSMIGGPLKLAESLSNNHYQQLLQYRVDWANSIKSGHLSGSLTKLTEQQIVDALNVLYLYLRQYVLKSKELDALAASNIISLSSKVAQMCQRLATMASVNAPALCQDYILEFRQLIHHRQ, from the coding sequence ATGCAAGCTTTTGGACTGAATCAGTTACCTTGGTTAGATGAACCTTTTCAACGATTCTTAAATGAATTAATGAATGGTCATAGTGCTCATGCGCAGCTATTAACCATTGATACTGCGCTGGGTGGTCACACTTTTGCCCACGAAATGGCACATGCCGCAATGTGTACCCACTTAACGCCAGTGGGGGCCTGTGGTCACTGTAAAAGCTGTCTGTTATTTCAGGCGGGCACACACCCTGATTGCCACATCATTAAAGCTGATGGCAATCAAATCAAAGTCGATCAGATCCGCGACTTATGCCAAAAATTGACGGTCACAGCGCAACAAGGTGGCCAACGTGTTGCCATTATCCAAAATTGTGAGCAATTCAATTTAGCTTCAGCAAATGCATTGTTGAAAACCTTAGAAGAGCCTGGCAATAATATCCTTATTATTTTGCAAACAGATGTTCCTTCTAGGTTGTTGGCCACGGTCAAGAGTCGCTGCCAAAATATCGCCTTTACTACACCAGATAAACAGCAGGTGTTGGCATGGTTATCTTCACATCAATTATTACCTCAGCCCAAGAATGGTGAAAAACCTCACGATGTCACTTGGTGTTTGAGTATGATTGGTGGGCCGCTCAAACTGGCTGAAAGTTTATCCAATAATCATTATCAACAATTATTGCAATATAGGGTTGATTGGGCCAACAGCATAAAATCTGGGCATTTATCTGGAAGTCTAACTAAACTGACAGAGCAACAAATTGTTGATGCACTTAATGTTTTATATTTGTACTTAAGACAATATGTGTTAAAAAGTAAGGAGCTTGATGCATTAGCTGCGAGCAACATTATTAGCTTGTCGTCGAAAGTTGCGCAAATGTGCCAACGATTAGCGACTATGGCGAGTGTAAATGCTCCTGCATTATGCCAAGATTACATTCTTGAATTCAGACAACTCATTCATCACAGGCAATAG
- the mltG gene encoding endolytic transglycosylase MltG yields MKKILTVLLTFIMTATTVLCIVGYWGYQQLIEYPNQALTLDNPVELSISQGMNVTRLVKDLEDKQLLTDSWKVKYLVKLKPEFAHIKTGLYQIEPGDSLGSLLAKINSGDEITFSVTLIEGKTIKEWHEVLSTLPHLSFDEDVFNRILVKNGDDSGLPEGKFFPETYQYQAGDSLESVLQRSYSLMQNTLNDAWQQRDKDLKLTTAYELLTIASIIEKETGKPSERDWVAAVFNNRLKLGMRLQTDPTVIYGMGDRYNGNITRSDLREHTAFNTYRINGLPPTPIAAPSKAALFAAAKPADVSYLYFVSKNDGSHVFSDTLLQHNRAVNEYQRNRK; encoded by the coding sequence ATGAAAAAAATACTGACCGTTTTACTTACCTTCATCATGACAGCGACAACAGTACTTTGTATTGTGGGTTATTGGGGGTATCAGCAACTGATAGAATACCCTAATCAAGCACTAACGCTGGATAATCCGGTGGAACTGTCCATTTCACAAGGTATGAACGTCACCAGGCTGGTTAAAGATTTAGAAGATAAACAATTACTGACAGACAGCTGGAAAGTAAAATATCTTGTTAAACTAAAACCAGAATTTGCCCACATCAAAACAGGTCTATATCAAATAGAACCTGGTGACAGTTTAGGGTCATTGCTTGCTAAAATTAATTCAGGAGATGAAATCACCTTTTCAGTGACATTAATTGAAGGTAAAACCATTAAAGAATGGCATGAAGTGTTATCTACATTGCCACACCTTTCTTTTGACGAAGATGTTTTTAATCGTATTTTAGTTAAAAATGGTGATGATTCAGGATTACCAGAAGGTAAGTTTTTCCCTGAGACCTATCAATATCAGGCTGGTGATAGCTTAGAGTCAGTATTACAACGTAGTTACTCTTTAATGCAAAACACCTTAAATGATGCATGGCAGCAACGCGATAAAGATCTTAAATTAACAACGGCTTATGAGTTACTCACGATTGCCTCTATTATTGAAAAAGAAACCGGTAAACCCAGTGAGCGAGATTGGGTTGCTGCAGTATTTAATAATCGCTTGAAGCTCGGTATGCGCTTGCAAACAGATCCTACTGTTATATATGGCATGGGTGATCGTTATAATGGCAACATTACTCGTAGTGACTTACGAGAGCATACGGCATTCAATACCTATCGCATTAATGGCTTACCACCGACTCCGATAGCAGCACCAAGCAAAGCTGCGCTTTTTGCCGCCGCAAAACCTGCTGATGTAAGTTATTTATATTTTGTCTCAAAAAATGATGGCAGCCATGTATTTTCAGATACGCTTTTACAACATAACCGCGCCGTTAACGAATATCAGAGAAATAGAAAATGA
- the pabC gene encoding aminodeoxychorismate lyase — MTSIFVNGLPQHHVNSSDRGLAYGDGAFATMRVSHSQVLFIYAHIERLKQACLRLGFTLQHQSELTLQLEEHAKTLKNGCIKLLVSRGVGGRGYTAPSSVEQTEVISLHQIPAIYQQWQQHGISLSVSDVTLARQPLLAGMKHLNRLEQVLIKQHDLPTTFDDWLVLDTEGFVVESSMANVFIVENDSVITPSLSYSGVSGVMREQVMGALLDSHINVFAEPISLKRLYETKHVFITNSLLGIVDINKVNHCDFSTWSFSRNLLKKLKLSF, encoded by the coding sequence ATGACATCAATATTTGTTAATGGATTACCTCAACACCATGTTAACTCGTCAGACCGTGGTTTAGCATACGGTGATGGTGCTTTCGCTACGATGCGAGTATCACATAGCCAGGTACTATTTATTTACGCACATATTGAACGCTTGAAACAAGCGTGTTTACGTTTGGGTTTTACATTACAACATCAATCAGAATTGACTCTACAGTTAGAGGAACACGCTAAAACTCTCAAAAACGGCTGTATTAAATTACTTGTTAGCCGTGGTGTTGGAGGTCGTGGTTATACTGCACCATCAAGCGTTGAGCAGACTGAAGTTATTTCCTTGCATCAAATTCCTGCGATATATCAACAATGGCAACAGCATGGTATTAGCTTATCTGTTTCTGATGTTACTCTAGCGAGACAACCATTACTTGCAGGCATGAAGCACCTGAACCGTCTTGAACAAGTGCTGATTAAACAACATGATTTACCTACAACATTTGATGACTGGTTAGTGCTCGATACTGAGGGCTTTGTCGTTGAATCTTCTATGGCAAATGTTTTTATTGTTGAGAATGATAGTGTTATAACGCCATCATTAAGTTACAGCGGTGTATCAGGGGTGATGAGAGAGCAAGTTATGGGAGCATTACTTGATAGTCATATAAATGTTTTTGCTGAACCTATTAGTCTGAAAAGACTGTATGAAACAAAACATGTATTTATCACTAACAGCCTATTAGGTATTGTAGATATTAACAAAGTTAATCATTGTGACTTTTCTACATGGTCTTTTAGCAGAAATTTACTTAAAAAATTAAAATTATCATTCTAA
- the udk gene encoding uridine kinase codes for MNSQQCVIIGIAGASASGKSLIAQTIFAELKRDLGTDQIGVINEDAYYRDQSHLSMDERVKTNYDHPKALDHQLLAEHLKQLKRGESVNIPCYSYKEHTRVDKTLDMQPKKVIILEGILLLTDPKLRELMDASVFMDTPLDICFLRRLTRDVAERGRTMESVISQYKATVRPMFLQFIEPSKQHADIIVPRGGKNRIATDILKARIQHLLAR; via the coding sequence ATGAATTCTCAGCAGTGTGTCATTATCGGTATCGCAGGTGCGTCAGCATCAGGAAAAAGTTTAATCGCGCAGACTATTTTTGCAGAGTTGAAGCGTGATTTAGGTACCGACCAAATTGGCGTTATCAATGAAGATGCTTATTATCGTGATCAAAGCCATTTATCTATGGATGAACGCGTTAAAACTAACTATGACCATCCTAAAGCGTTAGACCATCAGCTATTAGCTGAACATCTAAAACAGCTTAAAAGAGGCGAGTCGGTTAATATTCCTTGTTATAGCTATAAAGAACATACGCGTGTTGATAAGACGTTAGATATGCAACCTAAAAAGGTGATTATCTTAGAAGGTATCTTATTACTAACAGATCCGAAGTTACGCGAATTAATGGATGCCAGTGTGTTTATGGATACACCACTTGATATCTGTTTCTTACGTCGTCTAACGCGTGATGTTGCGGAGCGTGGCCGTACAATGGAATCAGTTATTTCTCAGTATAAAGCGACTGTTCGTCCAATGTTTTTACAGTTTATCGAACCGTCAAAACAACATGCTGATATTATTGTTCCTCGTGGTGGTAAAAACCGTATCGCAACAGATATCCTTAAAGCTAGAATTCAGCACCTACTTGCTCGTTAA
- a CDS encoding monovalent cation:proton antiporter-2 (CPA2) family protein — MTEYFLQAFIYLSAAVIAVPIAQRLGLGSVLGYLIAGVVIGPIVGLVGSETNTIQHFAEFGVVMMLFLVGLELEPKMLWTMRNRLIGMGGLQVGLSVGGVMAIAMMFDFQWSIALTIGLIFSLSSTAIVLQTLSEKGLNKTPAGKNAFAVLLFQDIAVIPMLALIPLLALPELVAVTQSAVADAAEHHEELSLVAELSGGVYALVLVLSISLVVFGGHYLSRPIFRFVADSGVREISTAAALLLVIGIAALMSLVGLSPALGTFLAGVVLANSEFKHELETNIGPFKGLLLGLFFITVGAGIDFNILWEHLGIILAITFGVMFLKATVLFLLSFIFRITGSDRWLYTLSLAQAGEFGFVLLSFSQQNDVLPIHIAQPLSIVVALSMFLTPGLFIFYEKFIVPKYQKTSNAREHDVVDEQGVVIIAGIGRFGQVVNRLLLSNGVKTVVLDRQASQVDTLRKINTKAFYGDATRVDLLETAGIANASAFVIAIDDQHNSIELVKLLKHKYPKLKVISRAFDRGHAHLLREAGADYVESETFHSALKVGAASMRAMGFSDELVSQQKVTYQRVEKEAADVLYQEWLKRSEGERYGNDFISLFMLYEERLKQAIEADTEAYNSKNFAKEAPCDNPDGCHEEDNNSKNFAKEAPCDNPDGCHEEDNKSHT; from the coding sequence ATGACAGAGTATTTTTTACAGGCTTTTATCTATCTATCAGCAGCAGTAATAGCAGTGCCAATAGCACAACGCCTTGGCCTAGGATCAGTACTTGGTTATTTAATTGCTGGAGTCGTTATTGGACCGATTGTTGGTCTGGTCGGCAGCGAAACTAATACCATCCAGCATTTTGCTGAATTTGGTGTGGTCATGATGTTGTTTCTCGTGGGTTTAGAACTCGAACCGAAAATGCTTTGGACAATGCGTAATCGACTTATCGGTATGGGCGGCTTACAAGTCGGACTTTCGGTTGGTGGTGTCATGGCTATTGCTATGATGTTTGATTTTCAATGGTCTATAGCATTAACAATCGGGCTGATATTTTCACTTTCTTCTACTGCAATTGTTTTACAAACGCTAAGCGAAAAAGGGCTAAACAAAACCCCTGCCGGTAAAAATGCCTTTGCTGTGCTGCTCTTTCAAGATATTGCCGTTATTCCTATGTTGGCATTGATCCCATTACTGGCTTTACCTGAATTAGTGGCGGTGACGCAAAGTGCTGTTGCTGATGCCGCAGAACATCATGAAGAACTGTCGCTTGTCGCTGAGTTATCTGGCGGCGTTTATGCTTTAGTTTTAGTCTTGTCTATTTCGTTAGTGGTGTTTGGTGGACATTATCTGAGTAGGCCAATCTTTAGGTTTGTAGCGGACTCTGGGGTCAGAGAGATATCAACGGCAGCGGCGTTATTGCTGGTAATTGGAATTGCGGCGCTAATGAGCTTAGTTGGCCTTTCGCCAGCGCTGGGTACCTTTTTAGCCGGGGTAGTATTAGCCAATAGTGAATTTAAACATGAATTAGAAACCAATATTGGCCCATTTAAGGGGTTATTGCTTGGACTATTTTTTATTACGGTCGGTGCCGGTATTGATTTTAATATTCTATGGGAACATTTAGGCATTATTTTAGCCATTACCTTCGGAGTTATGTTCTTAAAGGCGACCGTACTGTTTTTACTGTCCTTTATATTTAGAATTACTGGTAGTGATAGATGGTTATATACATTAAGCCTCGCACAAGCGGGTGAGTTCGGGTTTGTATTACTGAGCTTTAGCCAACAGAATGATGTATTGCCTATTCATATTGCGCAGCCATTGTCTATTGTTGTCGCGCTGTCGATGTTTTTAACCCCCGGTTTATTTATCTTCTATGAAAAGTTCATCGTGCCAAAATATCAAAAGACCTCAAATGCTCGGGAACATGATGTTGTTGATGAACAAGGCGTGGTGATTATTGCGGGTATTGGTCGATTTGGCCAAGTCGTTAATCGTTTATTACTGTCTAATGGAGTAAAAACGGTGGTGCTAGATCGTCAGGCGTCTCAAGTGGATACCTTAAGGAAAATCAATACCAAGGCTTTTTATGGTGATGCAACCCGAGTTGATTTATTAGAAACGGCAGGTATTGCCAATGCCTCGGCTTTTGTTATTGCTATTGATGATCAGCACAACAGTATTGAATTGGTAAAACTGTTAAAGCATAAGTATCCGAAGCTTAAAGTCATAAGTCGAGCCTTTGACCGAGGTCATGCGCATTTATTACGAGAAGCAGGGGCTGACTATGTGGAGTCTGAGACATTCCATTCGGCATTAAAAGTTGGCGCAGCCTCTATGAGAGCGATGGGTTTTTCAGATGAATTGGTTAGCCAGCAAAAGGTGACCTACCAAAGAGTTGAAAAAGAAGCGGCGGATGTACTTTATCAAGAATGGTTAAAGCGATCTGAGGGTGAACGCTATGGTAATGATTTTATCAGTCTGTTTATGCTATATGAAGAACGCTTAAAGCAAGCAATAGAAGCTGATACTGAAGCTTATAATAGTAAAAATTTCGCTAAAGAAGCACCGTGTGATAATCCTGATGGTTGTCACGAAGAAGACAATAATAGTAAAAATTTCGCTAAAGAAGCACCTTGTGATAATCCTGATGGTTGTCACGAAGAAGACAATAAGAGTCATACTTAG
- a CDS encoding TatD family hydrolase, whose amino-acid sequence MLIDSHCHLDRLKSAPDQQSLHAIVDAAKSRGVEYFLCVNVRQQGFEAMRDKMAEFDNIFLSSGVHPLDVQEGLNVSEIKQFATDKKVVAIGETGLDYFYAPETKTLQQQCFEQQIALAVEVNKPLIVHTRDAREDTIAMLKAGNADKVGGVLHCFTENWEMAKAAIDLGFYISVSGIVTFKNAGELRSVIRQVPKDRLLVETDSPYLAPVPHRGQENQPAFVRDVAEFVAELRGEKYADLAQYTSENFFNLFTDAAALIKK is encoded by the coding sequence ATGTTAATCGACTCCCATTGTCACTTAGATCGTTTAAAATCAGCACCCGATCAGCAAAGTTTACACGCTATTGTTGATGCCGCTAAATCTCGTGGTGTTGAGTATTTTCTTTGTGTCAATGTGCGCCAGCAAGGCTTTGAAGCCATGCGCGATAAAATGGCCGAGTTTGATAATATCTTTCTCTCTTCAGGTGTGCATCCACTAGATGTACAAGAAGGGCTAAATGTCAGCGAAATCAAACAATTTGCAACCGATAAAAAAGTGGTTGCGATTGGTGAAACGGGGCTCGATTATTTTTATGCCCCAGAAACTAAAACACTTCAGCAACAATGCTTTGAGCAACAAATAGCATTAGCTGTTGAGGTTAATAAACCATTGATAGTGCATACGCGTGACGCACGTGAAGATACGATTGCCATGCTTAAAGCGGGTAATGCTGACAAAGTAGGCGGGGTACTGCATTGTTTTACTGAAAATTGGGAAATGGCCAAAGCGGCGATTGATTTAGGTTTCTATATTTCAGTATCTGGGATCGTGACGTTTAAAAATGCTGGTGAGCTTAGAAGTGTTATTAGACAAGTCCCTAAAGACCGGTTGTTAGTTGAAACTGATTCACCCTATTTAGCGCCTGTGCCACATCGTGGTCAAGAGAATCAACCCGCTTTTGTTCGTGACGTAGCTGAATTTGTAGCAGAACTTCGTGGTGAAAAATACGCAGATTTAGCTCAATACACATCAGAGAACTTTTTTAATTTATTCACCGATGCTGCAGCGTTAATTAAAAAATAA
- the metG gene encoding methionine--tRNA ligase, translated as MTNSQRKILVTSALPYANGPIHLGHMLEYIQTDIWSRYQKLRGHECHYICADDAHGTPIMLKAQQLGITPEEMIAQVQKEHEQDFADFNISFDNFHSTHCDENRELASDIYLKLREGGYIKTKTISQLFDPEKEMFLPDRFVKGTCPKCKSEDQYGDNCDNCGATYSTTDLIKPYSVVSGATPVMKDSEHFFFDLPAFETMLGEWLASGSLQPEIANKLREWFDQGLQQWDISRDAPYFGFEIPGQPGKFFYVWLDAPIGYMGSFKNLCDRREDLDFDEFWGLDSKAELYHFIGKDIVNFHGLFWPAVLDGAGIRKPTAVYAHGYVTVNGAKMSKSKGTFIKARTYLDNLDPEYLRYYYAAKLNSRVDDLDLNLEDFAQRVNSDLVGKLVNLASRTAGFISKRFEGKLAKINDMTLTEAFLAKQDVIAELYETREFGKAMREIMALADMANAYVADAAPWQLIKHDDKQEEAHQVCSNALNLFRILVTYLKPVLPQLAENVEAFLQTPLAWENLAIDLTGHEIAKFKALMQRIEAKSIEAIIEASTENLQVTAAKIADTAPEETQTELEKDPLCPEISFDDFAKIDLRIALISKAEHIEKANKLLRLELDLGGETKQVFAGIKSAYAPEDLIGKHTVMVANLAPRKMKFGESEGMVLAAGPGGKDIWILEPHAGAKPGMRVM; from the coding sequence ATGACAAATTCACAACGTAAAATTCTGGTGACAAGTGCCCTCCCGTATGCAAATGGTCCAATCCATTTAGGTCATATGCTTGAGTATATTCAAACTGATATTTGGTCTCGTTACCAAAAACTTCGTGGACATGAATGTCACTATATCTGTGCCGATGATGCTCATGGCACCCCAATCATGCTCAAAGCCCAACAATTGGGTATTACACCAGAAGAAATGATTGCTCAAGTTCAAAAAGAACATGAACAAGATTTTGCTGACTTCAACATCAGTTTTGATAACTTCCATAGCACTCATTGTGATGAAAACCGTGAGCTCGCTAGTGACATCTACTTGAAGTTACGTGAAGGCGGCTACATTAAAACTAAAACAATTTCACAGTTGTTTGATCCTGAAAAAGAAATGTTTTTACCTGACCGTTTTGTTAAAGGCACTTGCCCAAAATGTAAGAGTGAAGACCAGTACGGTGATAACTGTGATAACTGTGGCGCGACTTATAGCACTACCGATTTAATTAAGCCTTACTCTGTTGTTTCAGGTGCCACGCCTGTCATGAAAGACAGTGAGCACTTCTTCTTTGATTTACCCGCATTTGAAACCATGCTTGGCGAATGGTTAGCTTCAGGTTCTCTGCAACCTGAAATCGCTAACAAATTAAGAGAATGGTTCGATCAAGGGTTGCAGCAGTGGGATATTTCACGTGATGCACCTTATTTTGGGTTTGAAATCCCTGGTCAGCCAGGTAAGTTTTTCTATGTATGGCTAGATGCACCAATTGGCTACATGGGTTCATTCAAAAATTTATGTGACAGACGTGAAGATTTAGATTTTGATGAATTTTGGGGCCTAGATTCTAAAGCTGAGCTATATCACTTCATCGGGAAAGATATTGTCAATTTCCATGGCTTATTCTGGCCTGCTGTACTAGACGGTGCTGGAATTCGTAAACCTACGGCTGTTTACGCACACGGTTATGTCACGGTTAACGGCGCTAAAATGTCAAAGTCAAAAGGCACGTTCATTAAAGCACGTACCTATTTAGATAATTTAGACCCTGAGTATCTTCGTTATTACTACGCAGCTAAATTAAATAGCCGTGTCGATGACTTAGATTTGAATCTTGAAGATTTCGCTCAACGGGTTAACTCAGATTTAGTCGGCAAGCTTGTTAACTTAGCCTCAAGAACGGCTGGTTTTATCAGCAAACGTTTCGAAGGTAAGTTAGCTAAAATCAATGATATGACTTTGACTGAAGCTTTCTTGGCAAAGCAGGACGTTATTGCTGAATTATACGAAACCCGAGAGTTTGGTAAAGCTATGCGTGAAATCATGGCTTTAGCTGACATGGCTAATGCTTACGTTGCTGATGCAGCGCCTTGGCAGTTAATTAAACATGACGACAAGCAAGAAGAAGCCCATCAAGTGTGTAGTAATGCGCTTAACTTGTTCCGTATTCTCGTGACATACCTTAAACCGGTACTGCCTCAGCTTGCAGAAAATGTCGAAGCATTCTTACAAACGCCGCTGGCTTGGGAAAATTTAGCCATTGATTTAACCGGTCACGAAATCGCTAAGTTCAAAGCCTTAATGCAGCGCATTGAAGCTAAGAGCATTGAAGCCATCATTGAGGCTTCTACGGAGAACTTACAAGTGACTGCGGCTAAAATCGCTGACACTGCGCCAGAAGAGACACAAACAGAATTAGAGAAAGATCCTCTATGTCCTGAAATCTCTTTTGATGATTTTGCTAAAATAGATTTACGTATCGCGCTAATTTCAAAAGCTGAACATATTGAAAAAGCGAACAAACTTTTGCGTTTAGAATTAGATTTAGGTGGCGAAACCAAACAAGTTTTTGCTGGCATTAAATCTGCTTATGCACCAGAAGATTTGATTGGCAAGCATACCGTTATGGTTGCTAATCTTGCGCCACGTAAAATGAAGTTTGGTGAATCTGAAGGTATGGTACTTGCTGCAGGTCCTGGCGGGAAAGACATTTGGATTTTAGAGCCTCATGCAGGTGCAAAACCAGGCATGCGTGTAATGTAA